CTTCCGAGAGCAGGGATGAAACCGATCGTCTAAAAGCGATCGTTGATATAATTAAAGCGCAAGGTGATGGTGATTTTCGCGCCATTGTCATTTTCTTAGAGCGCGCCTTAATGACTGCGGCCAAAGTTGGCCATGATGGTCCTGTTAGCCAAGAAATCATTCGTTTCCGCAATGATCCTTCACTGGCATTTCCCACTTCTGATGTCAGCAGTGTCGAATTAATACAGCCTGAAGCCCCATTAGGCATGCCTAAACCCGAACGAATTATTGAAATTATAACAACTTTTTTGGGGCTAACTGGTTCAGTATCACCATTACCAACATATCTCACCGAAGAAGTCGCGCAAGAATCACCTATTGAACCAGTACTGCGCGACTTTTATGATATTTTTCACCATCGCATTGTCGCATTATTATTTCGCAGCATTATTCGTTATTGCTACCCCATTACTTTTAAACAAAACTGCAACGATGCTTGGTCAAAGCGTATCTTATCTCTATGTGGGGTAGATACCTATGATCATGAATATCCAAGTTCTTTACCAGTTTGGCAGATTTTACGTTTAGCGCCACTGCTTCATTTGCGTCGCCCCACCTGCTGGGTAATTCAAACGGCATTGCGTGATGTTTTACAAATTGACCTAGAAGGTTCTGCGTTAACTATCCAGCAGTTTATTGGCAGTTGGATCCCCTTTGATAAAAGCGAACAAACTACGGTTGGGGTTGCTAACTCACACTTAGACGTTGATTTTGTTTTGGGAAGTTGTGCTTTTGATCGAGCCGGAAAATTTCGGGTGCAAATCGGCCCTTGCTCGCGTGAAGTCTATTATCGCTTTCGCCAAAATGTCGTTTTGCGTCGTAAATTATTAGATACCATAAAATTATTCTGTCGTGACCCACTTGAGGTTGATTTAGGCATCATCCTCGCTCATAAACAAATCTCGGGATTACGTCTGTCGACTACAGCCCCTGAACGGCTTGGTGTCGATACATTTCTAGCGGCACAACATCAACACCAGATTGTTTTACCCCTGCAAACTGTCACAGCATCCTATGTGACTTGAAGATGTGGTTTTGTACATGCGTTATGGAATTCTCTCAGATGTTCACGGTAACCTTGAAGCCCTCACTGTTGTACTTGAAAAATTTGCTTCTATGGATCTTGACGCCTATATTTTTTTAGGTGATGCCGTCGGCTATGGCGCCAGCCCTAATGAAGTGTGCGCTCTTTTACGTGATAAGGTTAAGTTATCAGTATTAGGTAATCATGATGCAGCAGTCGCTGGTCGTATGGATTATGCTGATTACTATCCTGCTGCGCGCAACGCCTTGCGATGGTGCAGCGAAAATTTAGAACCGAGTCATATGCAATGGCTCAAAGAAATGCCCTATTGGATTGAGTACGAGCA
The DNA window shown above is from Deltaproteobacteria bacterium and carries:
- the tssG gene encoding type VI secretion system baseplate subunit TssG, with protein sequence MASESRDETDRLKAIVDIIKAQGDGDFRAIVIFLERALMTAAKVGHDGPVSQEIIRFRNDPSLAFPTSDVSSVELIQPEAPLGMPKPERIIEIITTFLGLTGSVSPLPTYLTEEVAQESPIEPVLRDFYDIFHHRIVALLFRSIIRYCYPITFKQNCNDAWSKRILSLCGVDTYDHEYPSSLPVWQILRLAPLLHLRRPTCWVIQTALRDVLQIDLEGSALTIQQFIGSWIPFDKSEQTTVGVANSHLDVDFVLGSCAFDRAGKFRVQIGPCSREVYYRFRQNVVLRRKLLDTIKLFCRDPLEVDLGIILAHKQISGLRLSTTAPERLGVDTFLAAQHQHQIVLPLQTVTASYVT